One Candidatus Binatia bacterium genomic region harbors:
- a CDS encoding tetratricopeptide repeat protein encodes MTHENWTTQAKSSMRIACATLGVLGLISTGWLTAANAAMSVVGSSYGRDCYLSASMGGDSQQEIHKCRMALTLERLGDRDRAATLVNLGIILTHAARHDEAISSFDSAEKINPGLTEAMINRGNSYIHQREFMLAIAEYDRSLKLGTRRRAEAFANRGLAHEYVADYPRAASDYACALAHREGFPKVDRGLTRVRTKGVEIPECPVELIVSYDTD; translated from the coding sequence ATGACTCATGAAAATTGGACCACGCAAGCGAAAAGCAGCATGCGAATTGCGTGCGCGACCCTCGGAGTACTCGGATTGATTTCGACGGGATGGTTGACGGCAGCGAACGCGGCCATGTCGGTTGTGGGCTCGAGTTATGGCCGTGATTGCTATCTCAGCGCCTCGATGGGAGGCGATAGTCAGCAAGAGATTCATAAATGTCGGATGGCCCTGACCTTGGAACGTTTGGGGGATCGCGACCGCGCGGCGACTCTGGTCAACCTGGGAATCATTCTGACCCATGCGGCGCGCCACGATGAAGCGATCAGTTCATTTGATTCTGCGGAGAAGATCAATCCGGGCCTCACCGAGGCGATGATCAATCGGGGGAACAGCTATATCCACCAGCGAGAATTCATGCTTGCGATTGCGGAGTATGATCGCAGCCTGAAGCTGGGCACACGTCGGCGCGCGGAGGCTTTTGCGAACCGCGGTCTCGCCCACGAATACGTGGCGGACTATCCGCGAGCAGCAAGCGATTATGCGTGTGCGCTCGCTCATCGCGAGGGCTTTCCCAAAGTCGACCGTGGTCTGACTCGCGTGCGTACCAAAGGGGTCGAGATTCCGGAATGTCCCGTCGAGTTAATCGTGAGCTACGATACAGACTGA
- a CDS encoding type II secretion system protein, with the protein MNPAPVSGPGSGAGFSLVELLVSMGLGTMVLATGVALVLGHARWTFQLRQEAHALAGLHWAIEQTAADLYSTGVDPQGIHPLDPLEISRHAFSRAADLDGDGRVDTRSAESVSVLLSPQGDLIRQVGRQRMALLSGVAPGGFSLQTFDRFGERTEPAASAGPRGSLMPPSNADAEVARVLFQMDTLRGGRLTSSVALRWVARRENATLP; encoded by the coding sequence ATGAATCCTGCACCTGTCTCTGGTCCGGGTTCTGGCGCCGGTTTTTCTTTGGTCGAACTTCTGGTTTCGATGGGATTGGGGACCATGGTTCTGGCGACCGGGGTGGCTCTGGTTTTGGGACATGCCCGGTGGACCTTCCAGTTGCGTCAGGAGGCACACGCGCTCGCCGGTTTGCACTGGGCGATCGAGCAGACGGCCGCAGATCTTTACAGTACAGGGGTCGACCCACAGGGCATCCACCCGCTTGATCCCCTCGAAATCAGTCGGCATGCATTCTCGCGGGCCGCCGACCTTGACGGTGACGGGCGTGTGGACACTCGCTCGGCCGAGTCTGTGTCCGTCCTTCTTTCTCCGCAGGGTGATCTGATCCGGCAGGTTGGTCGGCAGCGGATGGCTCTTCTGTCGGGCGTGGCGCCCGGGGGATTCTCCCTGCAAACTTTCGATCGCTTCGGTGAACGCACGGAGCCAGCGGCATCCGCCGGGCCAAGGGGTTCCCTGATGCCTCCATCGAATGCTGATGCGGAGGTTGCTCGAGTGCTCTTTCAGATGGATACCTTGCGTGGAGGCCGTTTGACCTCGAGCGTGGCACTGCGTTGGGTGGCCCGACGCGAGAACGCAACCCTTCCATGA